A genomic window from Aricia agestis chromosome 8, ilAriAges1.1, whole genome shotgun sequence includes:
- the LOC121729572 gene encoding HBS1-like protein, translating to MARHRNVRNRSYSDDYDYDDVYGHSVEEDSCLSPSDSAQWMYDRSRNSQAIATFIDSRDDIQEENEDDEEVRPALERRESMDVRGLNLSEDDEAKLMSCLDELRNVLGDTIPDNILIQTVIKYNYDYSKSLDNLLNNSEKSLQKTKQEPIISPPVLIDPSKAPTITTVDTTPKVIATKLEPNKVPTVKGFKIESESHSRPQTPRDQSPAVERNSTKNEADDTKLPKVKENKSDPTILYKNERGSDKEHLYIVIIGHVDAGKSTLMGHLLCELGEVSQRTLHKYEQESKKIGKQSFMYAWVLDETGEERVRGITMDVGKAQFETKTKKVIILDAPGHADFIPNMITGAGQADVALLVVDATRGEFESGFELGGQTREHALLVRSLGVNQLAVAVNKLDTTNWSQERFDEITKKLKIFLKQAGFKDSDVTYVPCSGLTGENLVKPPSEAELMKWYSGPSLLDVIDKFNVPQRPITKPLRMSVSDIYKGTGSGFCVAGRIENGVINKGDKVLVCPTKEPAEIRNLSINEMTCNSAFAGDQVTVTLSGVEMQNVSVGFVLSDPIQQVPVTTRFEARLVVFNVKVPITKGFSVLIHHQSLVEAANIVKLKALLNKSTGEVLKKKPRCLGNNSVAVVEIEVCRPICIEKYKDVKELGRVMLRVSGVTIAAGLVTDIYNV from the coding sequence atggctcGACACAGAAACGTGCGGAACAGGAGCTACTCTGACGATTACGATTATGACGATGTATACGGCCACTCTGTCGAGGAGGACAGCTGCTTATCGCCAAGCGATTCAGCCCAGTGGATGTACGATCGGTCCCGGAATAGTCAAGCGATAGCGACCTTCATAGACTCTCGAGATGACATACAAGAAGAAAATGAAGACGATGAAGAAGTACGACCAGCGCTGGAACGGCGAGAATCTATGGATGTCCGCGGACTAAACTTGAGCGAAGATGACGAGGCAAAACTCATGTCTTGTCTAGATGAACTCCGAAATGTTTTAGGTGACACGATCCCTGACAATATACTCATTCAAACGGTGATAAAGTACAATTATGATTACAGCAAATCTTTGGACAATTTGTTAAATAATAGCGAGAAATCTCTGCAGAAGACTAAACAAGAACCAATCATATCACCACCCGTTCTGATTGACCCGTCGAAAGCTCCAACAATAACAACAGTTGACACTACTCCAAAAGTTATAGCTACCAAGCTAGAACCAAACAAAGTGCCCACTGTCAAGGGATTCAAAATCGAGAGTGAAAGCCACAGTCGCCCACAAACACCTCGAGATCAATCCCCCGCTGTGGAGAGAAACTCGACGAAAAATGAAGCCGATGATACCAAGTTGCCTAAAGTTAAAGAGAACAAAAGTGACCCGacaatattgtacaaaaatgaAAGAGGTTCAGACAAGGAACACTTGTATATAGTAATTATAGGTCATGTGGATGCGGGCAAATCGACATTAATGGGACATTTGCTCTGTGAACTGGGAGAAGTGAGCCAGAGAACACTACATAAGTATGAGCAGGAGAGTAAGAAGATTGGTAAACAAAGTTTCATGTATGCCTGGGTGTTAGATGAAACAGGGGAAGAAAGAGTCAGAGGTATCACCATGGATGTTGGCAAAGCTCAGTTTGAAACTAAAACAAAGAAGGTTATTATTTTAGATGCTCCCGGCCATGCAGACTTTATTCCAAACATGATAACTGGGGCCGGACAAGCAGATGTGGCCCTGCTTGTCGTTGATGCTACCAGAGGAGAGTTTGAATCTGGATTTGAACTCGGTGGGCAAACACGTGAGCATGCATTGCTCGTTAGATCTTTAGGTGTTAATCAGTTAGCTGTAGCCGTTAATAAGTTAGACACAACGAATTGGTCTCAAGAAAGATTtgatgaaataacaaaaaagctGAAGATATTCCTAAAACAAGCCGGTTTCAAGGATTCCGATGTTACTTATGTGCCATGTTCTGGCTTAACTGGTGAAAATCTAGTGAAGCCACCTTCTGAAGCAGAACTGATGAAATGGTACAGTGGTCCAAGCCTTCTGGATGTCATTGACAAATTTAATGTTCCTCAGCGCCCAATCACCAAGCCTTTACGAATGTCTGTCAGTGATATATACAAAGGAACAGGATCCGGTTTCTGTGTGGCCGGTCGGATTGAAAATGGTGTAATCAATAAAGGAGATAAGGTCTTAGTTTGTCCGACGAAAGAACCAGCTGAGATAAGAAACTTAAGCATCAACGAAATGACGTGCAACTCTGCTTTTGCTGGTGATCAAGTCACGGTAACTTTATCAGGTGTGGAGATGCAAAATGTTTCAGTTGGATTTGTTCTAAGCGATCCGATACAACAAGTGCCTGTAACTACAAGATTTGAAGCTAGATTAGTCGTATTTAATGTAAAAGTTCCAATAACAAAAGGATTCTCTGTGCTCATTCACCATCAGTCTCTTGTGGAGGCGGCCAACATAGTCAAACTGAAGGCTTTACTAAACAAAAGTACGGgggaagttttgaaaaagaagcCTAGATGCCTCGGTAATAATTCTGTTGCTGTGGTTGAAATAGAAGTGTGCAGGCCGATATGTATTGAGAAATACAAAGATGTGAAGGAGCTAGGACGTGTTATGTTGCGTGTTAGCGGAGTTACTATTGCAGCTGGACTTGTTACTGATATATATAATGtctaa